The sequence below is a genomic window from Spiroplasma gladiatoris.
TGTAATGAGTATGGAATTGATTGTTTGAGATTAGATTCTCCAAGTTTACCAGCTGAAATTGCTTTTGTTACGCATAATAAAGCAAAAATTGATATTCAATTAAACATGTCTAATAATGATAGTTTGATTGATAATGTTATGGATTTTAAACCATTATCTCATAGACTAAGTGGTTGTCATAACTTTTACCCTTTAGAATTTACAGCATTACCTTTTAATTACTTTTTAGAATGTAATCAAAGATATTTAAAATATAGATTAAATACATCTGCATTTGTAGGAAGTCATTTTGGTGAAATGACAAGTGCAGTTGGACAAAAAGAACTGCCAACAATTGAAGAACAAAGACATTTACCTGTCGCTCAACAAGCTAAACTTTTATTTTACACAGATCAAATTGATACTGTTTTATTTGGTAACGCTTATGCTTCAAACGAAGAATTAGAAGAGTTAGCAAAAGTTGACCGTGATGAATTAACATTTGATATAAAATGTGATAATGAAGTTAGTGAAATTGAAAAACAAGTTTTACTATTCGATCATTATAGACGTGGAGATATTACAGAATACTTTATAAGATCAACTCAGTCAAGAGTAAAATTTAAAAATGAAGATATTCCAAGTAGAAACTCAAAATCTAGTTACAATATTGGTGATGTTGTCATCATTAACAATAACGATAAAAAGTATAAAGGTGAAATTCATATAATTTTAAAAAATAATTTTATAGATAAAAACAATAAATATAACTATTTGGCAACAATTAAACAATCAGAAATGAGATTGTTAGAATTTGTTACACCATGAAAACAATTTAGATTTAATTTAACCTAGATAATCATAAAAATTAAATTATTTTTAGGCATTTAAAAATACTTTTAAACTTGTGAATGCTATTATCTTTTTAAGAGGATAATAAAAATGAAAGTGACAATTTCTAAAACAATTAAGTTTTTTTCTGTAATTACAATTTTATCAACAACAGCTTTTAATGTTATTTCTTGTGATTTTGATAAAACAAAAAAATACAGAAAAGATAAATATTAACAATTTAGAGTTTCCTAACTTTAAACCTGGAAGTTATGTAAGTAATATGGAGTATAGCGTTAATAAACTTTTATATGATGCCTATAAAAGTAGAACGGATTTATCGTCTTTTGGGTCACCCTTAAATAACAAAGACTATACAATTAATTTTTCTAAATTTTCAACATACGATTTTAAAACCTTAAAAGGTAATAAAAATATTATAATAAAAGCAAAAGATGATTCAAAAATCTTAACAGGAGAAAAAAATATATATGTTGATTATTTTGATATAAAAGTTTTTAATAAAAAAAATACAAGATTAAAGGCTGGAAGAAAAGGAAAAAATTGATATATTGACAGAATAAATTATAGTTTTAGAAATGATGAATCTGAATTAAAACCTAAATATAAAAAAGATTATGAAATATCTTCTACTAATAACGATAAAAATATTGATACTTTCATTAAAGATGAAACTATAACTGTTAAAGCAATTAATAGTGAAAAAAGTAATTTAAAAGGTAGCTTTAACATTTATGTATATGGATATGAAATAGATCATCCTGAAAGTTTGTTTTTAAATAATATTCAAATATTTAAAACAAAAAAATATGAAAGTGATGACTACTATAGAGAATGTTTTTATAATAGTACTTTTATAAAAAAAACACTTTTAGAAGAAAATAAAGATTATAAATTAACTTTTGAAAGAGAGGAATATTCAATTCCAGATTCAAAAATAGGACTTAAAAAACTACTTAATATAAAGGCAACTTCAATAAAAGAATCTAAAATTCTAATAGGTGAAAAAACTATTGCACTTAAGTTGAATTGATATTAAGTTAAAGTCAAATAATTTATATAAATCTTTTAGTTTAAAAAATTTAAAAACCTAATTTAATAGGTTTTTTTATTTTATAATAATAACTATAAGTAGAAATGAGGATTATTAATGAGTTTATTTATTAATAATATTAAGAAATTAATAGAAAATATAATAGTTGCCAATAATTTAAAAGGTTCAATTCAAATTGAATCATCTAAAGATGAAAATATGGGAGATTTTTCAACTAATTTTGCACTAATTAATTCAAAATTGAATTCAAAAAATCCAAAAGAACTTGCAAATTTAATAGTTGAATCTTTAAAAAAAGATAGCTATTTTGAAAATGTTGAAATAGCAGGTCCAGGATTTATTAATATGACTATTAAACAAGAAAATCTTGGTGAAGTAATTAAAGAAATATTTTTAAAAAATCAAGATTATGGTAAATCAGAAAATAAAAATATTAAATACAATTTAGAATTAGTATCTGCAAACCCAACTGGATATTTACATATTGGTCACGCTAGAAACGGAGCAATTGGAGATAGTGTTGCTAGAATTTTAAAATTTGCAGGTTATAATGTAGAAACTGAATATTATACTAATGATGCAGGAAATCAAATCAATATAAGTGCTTCAACTTTATTTTTTCACTATAAAAATTTATTAAATTCCCCTGTTAACACTCCAGAAGAAATGTATGGTGGTGATATGTACATTGAAGTAGCTCAAAAGTTTATTGATAAATATGGAGATAAATTTATTAACGCAAATATTGGTCAAAATAATAAAATTGATGATGAAGAAATTCATCAGTTATTTAAAAAAGAATCTATTTTATTCTTTTTAAATATCATTAAAGATCAACTAAATAAATTTGGTATTTCAATAGATTTATTTACAAGTGAAGCTGAAATGTATAAAACCAACCAAATTGAACAAACTCTTGATTTATATAAAAAGTTAGATAAAACTTATATTAAAGAAGATGCTTTATGATTGAAAACTACAGAATTTGGTGATGATAAAGATAGAGTATTAAAAAAATCAAATGGAGACTATACATATATAACTCCAGATCTTGCTAGTCATAATGTAAGAATCAAAAGAAGTAAAGCAGATATTTATGTTAATTTTTGAGGTGGAGACCATCATGGTTATATAACAAGGTTGAATGCTGGACTTGCACTTTTAGGTTATCCAATGGGTTTAATCAAAATAGATATGATACAAATGGTAAGACTTATTAAAGATGGATCAGAATTAAAAATGTCTAAAAGAAAAGGTACAGCTATTTGACTAATTGATTTATTAGAAATGGTTGGAAAAGATTCATTAAGATATATGTTGGTTTCTAAAAATCCTTCAAGTCATATGGATTTTGATTTAGATGTAGTTCTTAAAAAAAATAGTTCAAATCCAGTTTACTATGCGCAATATGCAACTGCCAGAGCTTTTAAAATTTTAAAAAAGGCTGAAGAACAAAATTGAAAATTAAGTATTGATAAATTTAATTTATTAAATAATGTTAAAGAAAAACAAATAATTTTATTATTAGATTCTTTAAATAAAACTATAGAATATAGTGCAGAAAATCGTTTGCCAAGTGTGATTTGTGATTATGTACAAAATTTAGCAAAAAAATTTCACTCTTATTATTCAGATTTTAAAATTGTAGATCTTGAAAATGTAGAATTAAGTCAACAAAGGGTTTGTTTGGTTAAAGCAATTTATCAAGTTTTATCAATCTGTTTTAATTTAATAGGTATTGAAATAATTAATGAAATGTAATTTAAATAATTTTAGAAAGAAAGAATGATGAAGATGAGAACTAAAAAAATATATTACAAAGATGTAGAATGATATAGTTATTTAATTTTAGCAATATTTTTTTCAAG
It includes:
- a CDS encoding MupG family TIM beta-alpha barrel fold protein, which codes for MKRKIGLSIFPEQSTFEKDKNYLDKAYSLGYEVMFTSILHFVGSENEKQKAKMVLDVVKYAKQKGFYTIVDVEYKSMELIGISINDTSKCNEYGIDCLRLDSPSLPAEIAFVTHNKAKIDIQLNMSNNDSLIDNVMDFKPLSHRLSGCHNFYPLEFTALPFNYFLECNQRYLKYRLNTSAFVGSHFGEMTSAVGQKELPTIEEQRHLPVAQQAKLLFYTDQIDTVLFGNAYASNEELEELAKVDRDELTFDIKCDNEVSEIEKQVLLFDHYRRGDITEYFIRSTQSRVKFKNEDIPSRNSKSSYNIGDVVIINNNDKKYKGEIHIILKNNFIDKNNKYNYLATIKQSEMRLLEFVTPWKQFRFNLT
- the argS gene encoding arginine--tRNA ligase: MSLFINNIKKLIENIIVANNLKGSIQIESSKDENMGDFSTNFALINSKLNSKNPKELANLIVESLKKDSYFENVEIAGPGFINMTIKQENLGEVIKEIFLKNQDYGKSENKNIKYNLELVSANPTGYLHIGHARNGAIGDSVARILKFAGYNVETEYYTNDAGNQINISASTLFFHYKNLLNSPVNTPEEMYGGDMYIEVAQKFIDKYGDKFINANIGQNNKIDDEEIHQLFKKESILFFLNIIKDQLNKFGISIDLFTSEAEMYKTNQIEQTLDLYKKLDKTYIKEDALWLKTTEFGDDKDRVLKKSNGDYTYITPDLASHNVRIKRSKADIYVNFWGGDHHGYITRLNAGLALLGYPMGLIKIDMIQMVRLIKDGSELKMSKRKGTAIWLIDLLEMVGKDSLRYMLVSKNPSSHMDFDLDVVLKKNSSNPVYYAQYATARAFKILKKAEEQNWKLSIDKFNLLNNVKEKQIILLLDSLNKTIEYSAENRLPSVICDYVQNLAKKFHSYYSDFKIVDLENVELSQQRVCLVKAIYQVLSICFNLIGIEIINEM